One genomic region from Halictus rubicundus isolate RS-2024b unplaced genomic scaffold, iyHalRubi1_principal scaffold0870, whole genome shotgun sequence encodes:
- the LOC143364711 gene encoding uncharacterized protein LOC143364711 — MATATVHALDINKKLINCRTLLDTCSNANFITEELLTKLKLPTREQSVTIEALNELNTITNRQVKLTIKSRLNNFKRDLYFFVIPRIAGHLPDVQIDKTKIAIPSNIRLADPNFHKPAPIDMLIGTGLTLSCLSIGQINLSKRTDSDLILQKTQFGWVIGGSAPTTFHKNSRKSFYNNTEFDLKKFWEIEEGPQLPHFTPEEEACETHFKNNISRSVTGRCVVALPFNDKKQSIGETYNRAMSRFQSLERRFALNPELHTEYTQVIEEYITLGHLTEIKTPVHSEGFYLPHHAVIKPSSSTTKVRVVFDGSAKSSTGISLNDTLLTGPTIQDDLFCHLLRFRMHPFVLTGDIEKMYRQFLVRPQDRHYQKILWRNDKNEIATFQLNTVTFGLTSAPFLATRCLQQLANDELHTYSAASEVIKRDIYVDDLLTGAATYRDTIRLRDQIIELLKRGELNIRQWVSNDPKLLTGLSNDQIHPKLFGDETVKTLGVAWNPRNDKIQYSVNINSPQQPTKRAILSTIAKIFDPLGLLCPVTVTAKIIMQRLWQLKLDWDESLPAHLHREWLLYKDDLKLLERITFHRHVTQRTVETIEIHGFCDASERAYGAAIYIRSIDRSGKIKTQILCAKTRIAPLKTISLARLELCGANLLANLYVSIKDSLTNSVAKTTFWTDSTVVLHWLMKSPSNLKTFVANRIAEIQTKTRITDWRHIRTTDNPADLLSRGITAKELLNNKRWTFGPDWLTLDKSLWPESRLEILQDIPEVRKIVCLASNVLNPNDILHKYSCIKRLRRVIAYCLRFLKANRHTGAISVEEAQHANEKIIALIQQQSFSEEIRALKTGTELPNKSKLLCLSPFVDNKGILRVGGRLQMSELPYHAKHPILLPKNDHVTDLIIRHAHLQNHHSGLNATLYHVRQYYWPIDGKNTTRRILRGCVKCFRVNPPATSYVMGILPANRITETRPFTNIGVDYCGPFFIKERKFRNRMKIKIYVAVFICFSSKAIHLEVVSDMTTEAFIAALKRMIARRGVCKNIYSDNGTNFIGANNELTELSRVLNENEKIRQFLNDKEISWHFMPALTPHFGGLWEAAVKSFKHHLKRVVGNELFTYEEFATFVTEIEAVLNSRPLTPISSDPNDPEALTPGHFLIGTALTSIPEVDLTMTSNNKLSKWQHIQKVKQDFWTRWSKEYINQLNVRAKWAKGSHIINKGTIVVLKDNHLPPSHWNLGRVEEIHPGPDDVIRAVTVRTINGVYKRNVKQLAPLPIEPTAKKSVLREAANTPWDQTSLAAYGPETNTSTKGLVLATTPENHIQEKQPGSGTSSILRIQTSPAPIRPLTTTKTNSAKGRLVC, encoded by the exons ATGGCTACAGCCACCGTTCATGCTTTGGACATCAATAAAAAACTCATAAATTGTAGAACACTCTTGGATACATGTTCAAACGCAAATTTTATAACAGAGGAATTATTAACAAAGTTGAAATTACCAACGCGCGAGCAGAGCGTAACGATCGAAGCGTTGAACGAGCTCAATACAATAACAAATAGGCAAGTCAAACTGACAATCAAATCCCGTTTGAATAACTTTAAACGCGATttatattttttcgtaattccgCGCATTGCTGGGCACTTACCCGACGTCCAAATAGATAAAACAAAAATCGCGATTCCGTCTAACATTCGATTGGCGGATCCAAATTTTCATAAACCCGCGCCTATCGACATGCTGATCGGTACGGGACTGACGCTCTCGTGCCTCAGTATCGGTCAAATAAATTTATCGAAACGAACCGACTCTGACCTGATCTTACAAAAAACTCAATTCGGTTGGGTTATCGGGGGGAGTGCTCCTACTACGTTCCACAAAAATTCGCGCAAATCCTTCTATAACAATACCGAATttgatttgaaaaaattttgggaaatCGAAGAAGGACCACAACTTCCTCATTTCACACCTGAAGAGGAAGCTTGTGAAacgcattttaaaaataacatttcgcGCTCTGTTACCGGTCGATGCGTAGTCGCGCTTCCATTTAACGACAAAAAACAAAGTATAGGAGAAACTTATAATCGCGCTATGAGTAGATTTCAGTCGTTAGAAAGACGATTCGCTCTTAATCCAGAATTGCATACAGAGTATACACAGGTAATAGAGGAATACATAACACTCGGCCATTTAACGGAAATAAAGACACCTGTGCACTCTGAAGGGTTTTACCTGCCACACCACGCCGTCATCAAACCCTCCAGCTCAACAACAAAGGTTCGAGTTGTGTTCGATGGTTCGGCAAAATCGAGTACAGGTATATCGCTGAACGACACTCTTTTAACAGGTCCTACTATTCAGGACGATCTTTTCTGCCACTTGTTGAGATTTCGAATGCACCCTTTTGTACTAACCGGGGATATTGAAAAAATGTACCGTCAATTTCTTGTCAGACCCCAAGACAGACATTATCAAAAAATTCTTTGGCGgaatgataaaaatgaaatcgCGACTTTTCAACTAAACACCGTTACTTTCGGTCTTACATCCGCGCCTTTCCTTGCAACGCGATGCTTGCAACAACTTGCCAACGACGAATTGCACACGTACAGCGCGGCATCCGAAGTCATAAAGAGGGACATTTATGTTGATGATCTCCTGACCGGTGCCGCCACATACCGCGATACAATTAGATTACGCGATCAAATAATCGAATTATTAAAAAGGGGAGAACTTAATATACGACAGTGGGTTTCAAATGATCCAAAATTATTGACTGGGTTATCTAATGACCAAATTCATCCGAAACTCTTTGGGGACGAAACGGTGAAAACATTAGGTGTAGCATGGAATCCGcgaaatgacaaaattcaatattcAGTGAATATTAACTCACCACAGCAACCGACAAAACGCGCAATATTATCAACAATTGCCAAAATATTCGACCCTTTGGGACTATTGTGTCCAGTAACTGTAACCgcaaaaataattatgcaacgTCTCTGGCAGTTAAAATTAGACTGGGATGAATCACTACCCGCTCACCTACATCGTGAATGGTTGCTTTATAAAGACGATTTAAAACTCTTGGAAAGGATCACTTTCCACCGTCACGTCACACAACGCACCGTTGAAacaattgaaatacacggaTTCTGTGACGCAAGTGAACGCGCTTATGGAGCGGCTATTTACATCCGTAGCATAGACCGTTCCGGAAAAATCAAAACACAAATACTTTGTGCAAAAACCAGAATCGCGCCTTTAAAAACAATAAGTCTCGCTCGTCTTGAGCTCTGTGGAGCAAATTTATTAGCAAATTTATATGTCTCAATAAAAGATTCTCTCACTAATAGCGTCGCAAAAACCACGTTCTGGACAGATTCGACTGTCGTGCTGCATTGGCTTATGAAATCTCCGAGCAACCTAAAAACTTTTGTAGCCAATCGCATAGCAGAAATTCAAACAAAAACGCGCATAACCGACTGGCGCCATATTCGCACGACTGATAACCCCGCAGATTTATTGTCGCGCGGCATTACAGCAAAAGAATTACTCAACAACAAACGTTGGACATTCGGTCCAGATTGGCTCACGCTTGATAAATCGCTTTGGCCGGAATCGCGATTAGAAATTTTGCAAGATATACCTGAAGTACGCAAGATTGTTTGTCTCGCCTCAAATGTTCTCAATCCCAATGACATTCTACACAAATATTCATGCATCAAGCGTCTGCGTAGAGTGATCGCGTATTGTTTAAGATTTTTAAAGGCAAATCGTCATACCGGAGCGATTTCTGTAGAAGAAGCTCAACACGCGAACGAAAAAATTATCGCTTTAATACAGCAACAGTCGTTTTCAGAAGAAATACGCGCATTAAAAACTGGAACGGAATTGCCCAATAAAAGTAAACTTCTCTGTTTAAGTCCTTTTGTTGACAATAAAGGCATATTACGAGTCGGAGGTCGTCTCCAAATGTCAGAATTACCGTATCATGCAAAGCATCCGATATTATTGCCAAAAAACGATCATGTAACCGATCTCATTATTCGACATGCACACTTGCAAAACCACCATTCAGGTCTCAACGCTACCTTGTACCACGTTCGACAATATTACTGGCCCATCGACGGCAAAAATACTACACGTAGGATATTGCGAGGTTGCGTGAAATGTTTTAGAGTTAATCCTCCTGCGACAAGCTATGTAATGGGAATTTTACCGGCCAACCGAATCACCGAAACGCGCCCTTTTACCAACATAGGAGTAGATTATTGCGGCCCATTTTTCATTAAAGAGCGCAAGTTCCGAAACCGCATGAAAATCAAAATCTATGTTGccgtatttatttgtttttcgagTAAGGCTATTCACTTGGAAGTAGTCAGCGATATGACCACTGAAGCATTCATCGCAGCTTTAAAAAGAATGATCGCGCGCCGTGgagtatgtaaaaatatttattccgaTAACGGTACCAACTTCATAGGTGCCAATAATGAGTTGACCGAGCTTTCCCGAGTCCTGAACGAAAATGAGAAAATTCGTCAATTTCTCAATGATAAAGAAATATCGTGGCACTTCATGCCGGCTTTAACACCACATTTCGGCGGGCTCTGGGAAGCGGCCGTCAAATCTTTCAAACATCACCTTAAACGCGTCGTAGGTAACGAATTATTTACTTACGAAGAATTTGCCACCTTTGTAACGGAAATTGAGGCTGTCCTTAACTCCCGTCCATTGACTCCGATATCATCCGACCCCAACGATCCCGAAGCCCTTACTCCCGGTCATTTTCTAATAGGAACCGCGCTGACGAGTATACCCGAGGTCGATCTCACCATGACCTCCAACAACAAACTGTCAAAATGGCAGCATATTCAAAAGGTGAAGCAGGACTTCTGGACCAGGTGGTCCAAGGAATATATTAATCAATTAAATGTACGCGCAAAATGGGCCAAGGGGTCCCATATAATAAACAAGGGAACCATCGTGGTACTCAAGGACAACCACCTACCACCTTCACATTGGAATCTCGGACGAGTGGAGGAGATTCATCCAGGCCCAGATGACGTCATACGCGCTGTAACCGTTCGAACAATTAACGGAGTTTATAAGCGCAATGTAAAACAACTAGCACCGCTTCCGATCGAACCTAC TGCAAAAAAATCGGTTCTACGGGAAGCTGCAAACACACCTTGGGACCAGACGTCTTTGGCAGCATACGGACCAGAGACGAATACATCAACCAAAGGTTTGGTGTTGGCTACTACACCCGAAAACCACATCCAGGAAAAACAACCAGGAAGCGGAACCTCCAGTATACTGCGGATCCAGACGTCTCCTGCACCTATTCGGCCGTTGACGACTACGAAGACTAATTCAGCCAAAGGTAGACTCGTTTGTTGA
- the LOC143364710 gene encoding uncharacterized protein LOC143364710 translates to MTTAIVHAFDCNNRPLECQAFAKKLNIISQERSVNIEVLNELKTVTNKTLRIKVKSRINGFNRTLNFFIIPHISSQLPDRQINKSQLHIPSNIQLADPHFHRPSHVDMLIGTGTTLACLSIGQIEIGSKQQSDLILQKTQFGWIIGGSAPVSSIRETHKTLLTNVEFDMKKFWEVEEGPHNSYFSPSENECESHFKRTVRRLKSGRYIVALPFNEKKQLIGESRTHALNRFLSLERKLTRDSQLRTEYNRIMDEYIDLGHMTQVKNDQDTHGYYLPHHAVIKPTSSTTKCRVVFDGSAKSTTGISLNDSLHTGPTIQDDIFTLLNRFRMHTYVISGDIEKNVSPISPIRCLQQLASEEFIHFPRACEVISKDIYVDDLLTGTDNYDETLRLRNDIILVLKRGGLNIRQWVSNDPNLLSGLSEEDIHPKFFGDTTVKTLGIAWDPKDDSIKYQVHVTPRHTYTKRTILSTIAKIFDPLGLLGPVTVVAKILMQRLWQLKVDWDESLPISLQTEWSNYQEELSLLEGLKFERHVSQPSVKRLELHGFCDASERAYGACIYIRSLDVSGNIRVRLLCAKSRVAPLKTISLARLELCGAVLLSSLYDSITRCLNHKIHETILWTDSTIVLHWLHKPPNILKTFVANRVVEIQTKTNILAWRHIRSSDNPADLLSRGTTPRILINSKIWCNGPDWLATDESLWPASCFEPPPETPEMRNIQCFTVTSAQPFDLLLRYSCIDRLRRIISYCLRFRPTNRKTGSISIQELERANEIIIKSTQTNAFSEEIAALKSKAGLNPKSKLLSLNPFIDEQGILRVGGRLQYSDLEYNTKHPILLPKSHHITDLIIRDIHIRNCHSGLTSTLYNVRQKYWPIDGKNTTRKIIRNCIKCFRFSPPTTNYLMGNLPTTRITESRPFSNVGTDFCGPFYIKERRHRNRTRVKVYVAVFICFSTKAVHLEVVGDLTTDAFLAALKRFIARRGICSNIYSDNGTNFVGANNELNELHRVLREDEKVNRFVTDKKISWHFMPALSPHFGGLWEAAVKSFKHHLRRVVGDQLFTYEQFATFVTEIEGILNSRPLTPLSSDPNDPAALTPAHFLIGTAITSVPEADFTASPSNRLSNWQHIQKVKQDFWARWSKEYIHQLQTRTKWMKGSHDIQEGTVVILKDDHLPPLQWNLGRILEIHPGADNIIRAVTVKT, encoded by the exons ATGACCACCGCAATTGTACACGCTTTCGACTGTAACAATCGGCCTCTCGAGTGTC AGGCTTTtgccaaaaaattaaatataatcagTCAGGAACGAAGTGTGAACATCGAGGTGTTGAATGAGCTAAAAACGGTAACGAACAAAACGCTACGAATAAAGGTCAAATCGCGCATTAACGGATTCAATCGCActctcaattttttcattattccACATATTTCCAGTCAGTTACCCGATCGTCAAATTAACAAATCGCAATTGCACATCCCATCAAATATACAACTTGCTGATCCTCATTTTCATCGGCCGTCACATGTAGACATGTTAATCGGTACCGGAACAACTTTGGCGTGTCTTAGCATAGGTCAGATCGAGATTGGTTCTAAACAACAGTCCGATCTGATACTGCAAAAGACACAATTCGGATGGATCATCGGGGGGAGTGCACCGGTTTCATCAATTCGCGAAACACACAAAACCTTATTAACAAATGTGGAATttgatatgaaaaaattttgggaGGTTGAAGAGGGACCGCACAACTCGTATTTTTCACCTTCAGAAAATGAATGCGAGTCCCATTTCAAACGGACAGTCAGACGATTGAAATCTGGACGATATATAGTAGCGCTTCCGTTCAATGAGAAGAAGCAGCTAATCGGCGAATCCCGTACGCACGCTCTAAATCGCTTTTTGTCTTTGGAACGTAAACTTACTCGCGACTCGCAACTCAGGACCGAGTATAATCGAATCATGGACGAATATATTGATTTAGGTCACATGACACAGGTAAAAAATGACCAAGACACACACGGGTATTATTTGCCTCATCACGCCGTCATCAAACCCACCAGCTCGACCACAAAATGTCGAGTTGTATTCGATGGTTCGGCTAAATCCACAACCGGGATTTCTTTAAATGACTCGCTACATACAGGACCGACCATACAGGACGACATTTTTACTTTATTGAATCGCTTTCGGATGCACACCTATGTTATATCAGGTGacatagaaaaaaatgtatcgccaattTCTC CCATCAGATGTTTACAACAATTGGCATCTGAGGAATTCATACATTTCCCAAGGGCTTGCGAGGTTATTTCCAAGGACATATACGTAGACGATCTTTTAACCGGCACAGATAACTATGACGAGACGCTACGACTACGTAACGACATTATTCTAGTATTAAAACGAGGAGGTTTAAACATTCGGCAGTGGGTATCAAACGACCCAAACCTCTTATCCGGACTTTCCGAAGAAGACATTCATCCAAAATTCTTCGGCGACACCACAGTAAAAACGTTAGGTATTGCATGGGATCCGAAGGACGATTCAATAAAATATCAAGTTCACGTTACGCCACGACATACATATACGAAACGGACGATTCTTTCAACGATCGCGAAGATTTTTGACCCGTTAGGTTTACTCGGTCCAGTCACAGTCGTTGCAAAGATATTAATGCAACGGTTATGGCAATTGAAGGTCGATTGGGACGAATCGTTGCCCATAAGCCTCCAGACTGAATGGTCAAATTATCAAGAAGAGCTCAGCCTCTTGGAAGGTTTAAAGTTTGAGCGACATGTCTCTCAACCCTCAGTCAAACGATTAGAGCTGCATGGCTTCTGCGATGCAAGCGAGCGGGCGTACGGGGCTTGCATATATATTCGGTCCCTTGACGTATCGGGGAATATAAGGGTACGActtctttgtgcaaaatcacgCGTTGCACCCTTAAAAACCATCAGTTTAGCTCGTCTGGAGCTTTGCGGGGCTGTCCTCCTTTCGTCACTATACGATTCAATCACGAGGTGTCTGAACCACAAAATTCACGAGACGATTTTGTGGACAGACTCTACCATAGTTCTGCATTGGTTGCATAAACCGCCTAACATATTAAAaacctttgtggccaaccggGTTGTGGAAATTCAGACTAAAACAAACATACTCGCATGGCGACATATTCGGTCTTCAGACAATCCTGCGGATTTGTTATCACGCGGCACAACTCCCAGGATTTTGATAAATAGCAAAATCTGGTGCAACGGACCAGATTGGCTCGCTACTGACGAATCGCTATGGCCAGCATCTTGCTTTGAGCCTCCTCCAGAAACGCCTGAAATGCGTAATATACAATGCTTTACAGTCACCAGTGCGCAACCATTCGATTTGTTATTACGGTATTCATGCATAGACCGTCTACGCCGaattatttcatattgtttACGATTTCGTCCGACAAATCGCAAAACTGGATCCATTTCCATTCAAGAATTAGAACGCGCCAACGAAATCATAATTAAGTCAACTCAGACAAACGCGTTTTCCGAGGAGATCGCAGCTCTTAAATCAAAGGCCGGTTTGAATCCTAAGAGCAAACTATTATCTCTAAACCCGTTCATCGATGAACAAGGGATACTTCGCGTAGGTGGTCGACTGCAATATTCTGATCTAGAATACAACACAAAACATCCAATACTTTTGCCAAAGAGCCATCACATAACCGATTTGATAATCCGCGATATTCACATTCGAAATTGTCATTCTGGATTGACTTCTACCCTATACAACGTTCGACAAAAATACTGGCCAATCGATGGTAAGAACACTACCCGAAAAATCATCCGGAATTGTATCAAATGCTTTCGATTCAGCCCACCAACGACAAATTACCTAATGGGTAATTTACCCACCACGCGCATTACCGAATCCAGACCATTTTCAAACGTTGGAACAGACTTTTGCGGACCGTTTTATATCAAAGAACGTCGTCATCGAAATCGGACGCGCGTTAAGGTTTACGTTGCCGTATTTATCTGTTTTTCCACCAAGGCAGTCCATTTAGAAGTGGTGGGCGATCTAACTACGGACGCCTTTTTAGCAGCCTTGAAAAGATTCATCGCGAGGAGGGGCATTTGTAGTAACATTTATTCGGACAATGGCACTAATTTCGTAGGTGCCAACAACGAATTGAACGAACTTCACAGAGTTCTGCGAGAGGATGAGAAGGTCAATCGATTTGTCACTGACAAAAAGATTTCATGGCATTTTATGCCTGCCTTGTCTCCTCACTTCGGCGGACTCTGGGAAGCAGCTGTTAAGTCGTTCAAACATCATTTAAGGCGTGTTGTCGGTGATCAGCTTTTCACGTATGAGCAATTTGCCACGTTCGTAACCGAAATCGAGGGAATCCTAAATTCCCGACCATTGACTCCTCTTTCTTCCGATCCAAACGACCCCGCAGCATTGACTCCTGCCCATTTCCTTATTGGTACTGCGATAACGAGTGTGCCTGAAGCTGACTTCACCGCAAGTCCGAGCAATCGGCTGTCAAATTGGCAGCACATACAAAAGGTTAAGCAGGACTTCTGGGCCAGGTGGTCCAAGGAATACATCCACCAACTACAAACCCGGACCAAGTGGATGAAGGGATCCCACGACATCCAGGAAGGCACGGTTGTCATCCTGAAGGACGATCACCTGCCTCCACTCCAGTGGAATCTTGGAAGAATCTTGGAGATCCATCCCGGCGCCGACAACATCATACGTGCTGTCACAGTTAAAACCA